The genomic interval CCGTCGACGGCGAACCGATAGACCGTGCCCGCCGTCACTGCGAGATCCGACACCCGCGACGTGATCAGGCCGCCTGGAGGCTCGTCGTCGTTGCTGGCGTCCGCGGTCAGGGTCGTGACGCTCGAACCCCGGTAGATGCCCAGGAGTGTATTGAAGGTCGAGCCGGTCGTGGTCACCGTGAGCGTTCCGCTGGCTGGCGCCGTCCACGAGTACCAGATCGAGTGGCCGCCGCCGTTGCCTGCGTGCGCGGGCTCGCCGGCCTCCTTCGTCGCCCCCACGGTCGTCGCGGTTCGCGTGCCGGAGACCCCGTCGATGACGGTTGCGCCCGCGAACGCGTCGTTGGCGGGAGGAATGCCGTTCGTGGCGACCGTGGCTGACATCGGCGATGCGCACGACGTGCTCGAGACCGACACCGACACGCCAGAGGCCGCACCGCTGTACAGCCTGCTGTTGGGGGTCGACGACACGTTGAACGCGAGCTTGGCGGTCGACCCGGGGAACGGGTCACCGGCGTCGCCGTCGTTCGAGATGCCGTTGAGATCGTTGCGGCCGTCGGCCTCCTCGAGGTCCACGAGCCGGTGATTCTCATCGCCGTTGTCCACTCGGGTCTCGTCGATGTGCCAGATGAGCAGGCCGCAGCCGGGCAGCGCGGCGTCGTAGCCCTCCCTCTGCCGATTCTCGATGAGGAAGTACTCGCCGGTGCCGGCCGCCCATTTCCAGTCGACGCCATTGGGATTGTCGAGGAGGCGAACGACATGGGGATTCGTCGCCGCCGAGCCCAATGAGACCGTGGTCGCAGTCGGTGAATACGCCGTCGGCTGGACCCATCCCTGAAGATACTTCGACCATGCATCCGGGAGCGACGGGGTGTCACCGGGGCGTTGGCCCGGCAGTTGATTCCACGAGCCGCCCGACATGATGCTCCACACGCCGATCCCCGCCGAATCAGGGTTGTTGCCGCCCGGATAGGCGTCGTACAGGTCGGGCCAGCCGATGTCGTGCCCGATCTCGTGCGCCATGATGCCGATCGTCGCCATCGTGCCGGTCTCGGTGTTGGGGCACGACGCATGCCACTCGCCGAACTGCGTGTACCCGTAGGCGCCGACCCATTTGCCGTCCGTGGTCGCTGCGGGCGGCAGGTAGCCGTTCAGCAGGCTCCACTGGTGGCCCCAGATCTCCGCCCCGGTAGCCGGGCACCCGCTCAGCATGGCGGACTCATAGCCGGCCATGATGACAGTGATGTGCAGCTCCGACGGCTCGATGACGCTGTCGCCGTTGGTGTCGTAGTTCGCGTAATTGACGTACGGGTTGGCGGCCAGAATGGCGTCACGCGTGACTGCCTGGCTCGGGATGACGCCGTTCACCTGCTGGTAGTACGCGCCTCCTGCGTTCGGGTGAGCGTAGGGAAGCTGCAGCCAGCCGACGACCCCGTCGTTGACCGTGCCCTGCGTCTCGAGCGCCGGTGCGAAGTCGAGCTGGTTGTATGACGCCTGCTTGTAGTACGAGCGCACGCTGTTGCCCGCTCCGAAGTACTTGGCACTCCATTGAGCAGCGGTACTGCCCACGCTCGGCCGGTTGGTGAAGCTGACGAGGATGACGAGTGTTCGCTGAGTCCCGACGTTGTTCGCCTCGACCGCGAAGCCCTGCGGGGGATCGACGGGATCTGCGGGTGCGGTCGCGACCGCGCGGGGAGCGGCATCCTCGCCGACGACGAGATCGGATGCTCCGCCGCTCCTGGTCGCGTACACCCACTGCTCGGACTCGTCCTGAACGATCACATGACCGTCCTCGGTGCGCACGGCGCTGCTCACCGCGTCGCCCACGGCCCGCGCTGCGAACGTGGTGCCGTCCGGCTGTACGAACTTCCGGAGCGTGCTGTCGGCCGGCGCGCCGCGTGAGACCACGGTTGGCCGGGCGAGTGGATTGCCCAGGTCGGGGGCCTTGGGGTTGGCTCCCCTCATCACGTCGGTCTGCGGCGGCGGGTCGGTCGCTGCACTCAGTGATCCCGAAGGCGCCGCTCCCGCCGATTCGGGCGACGGCGCCGCGGCGGCGGATGACGCGATCGCGAGAGTCACTGTCAGAGTCGCAGTCCCGACGATTGCGATGAATCGGGTGAGGGCAGATGCGCCCATGATCGGCCTTCCCCAGCAGCTCTTCCCCAGTGAGGAGCTTGAATGTGCCAAAAGTAGCGCACCGCGATGCCGCGTGGAATAGTCCTCCACAGCCTCGGACTCTCAAGCGGCGGCAGCGACGCTGTCCCGCCTCATCAGCGGGCTCGATCGTGCGCTGACGGCGGTGTCCGATTTCCGCCAGCCGACGTCATCGGGGCATGTCAGGCTAGAGGCATGAGCAGCCCCGCCATGAGCTTCGCCGAGCGGTATCGCGTGATCGAGTCGCGCGATACGCGCTTCGACGGACAGTTCGTCACGGCGGTGCGCTCCACCGGGATCTACTGCCGGCCGAGTTGCCCAGCGCGCACACCGAAGGCGTCGAACGTCTCGTTCTACGCCACCTCGGCGGCGGCGCACGAGGCGGGCTACCGAGCGTGCAAACGCTGCCTGCCCGAGGCCGCACCGGGGTCGCCTGAGTGGGATCTCCGCGGCGACACGGCCGGGCGCGCGATGCGCCTCATCGCCGACGGCGTGGTCGAGCGCGAGGGCGTCCCGGGCCTCGCTGCGCGGCTGGGCTACTCTCCGCGACACCTCACCCGACTGCTCACCGCAGAGCTCGGCGCAGGGCCGCTGGCGCTCAGCCGGGCGCACCGCGCGCACACCGCGCGAATGCTGCTCGTCGGCACGGAGCTGCCCGCGGCGGATGTCGCATTCTCGGCCGGTTTCGCGAGCGTTCGCCAGTTCAACGACACCGTCCGCGAAGTGTTCGGGATGCCGCCGCTCGAGCTGCGAGCGCGGCGCCGGCGGACCATTCCGCACAGTGCCGCGTCGGACGCCCCCGGCGCGATCGACCTCGTGCTGCCGCACCGCGGACCGCTCGATGCGGCGGGCCTGTTCGGCTGGATGCGGGCGCGGGCCATCCCCGGAGTCGAGGTCGCGACCGACACGACCTTCGCACGAACGCTTCGCCTCCCGGGCGGGCCGGCCTGGTTCGAGATCCGTCTCGACGAAGTCGGCAGGGTGCGGCTGAGGGCACGCCTCACCCACCTCGCCGACCTCTCCACCCTCGTGACGCGCGCGCGCCGCCTCTTCGACCTCGACGCCGACCCGATCGCGGTCGACGAGGCGCTGACGCGGCATCCCGAACTCGCACCGCTCGTCGCGGCGGTGCCGGGCATCCGCGTGCCCGGGGCCGCAGATCCGGATGAGATGCTGATCCGGGCGATGGTCGGCCAGCAGATCACCGTCTCTGCCGCGCGGACAGCGCTCACGGCGCTCGCCGAGGCGCTCGGTGAGCGGGTCGAGGAATTCGGTGAGACCGACCTGCTCTTTCCGTCGATGTCGGCCATCGCAGAGCACGGGCACGAGGTGCTCCGCGGACCCGCCGCTCGCACCCGCGCCCTCATCGGCGCCGCAGGAGAGCTCGCCGACGGCGCGCTGCGACTGGGCGCGGGGGATGACGGCGCCGAGCAGCGCGCGGCGCTTCTCGCGATGCCGGGGATCGGCCCGTGGACAGCCGATTATGTCCGCATGCGCGTCACGGGAGACCCCGACGTGTTCCTGCCCGGCGACGTGGCCGTCCGCGCCGGCGCCGCGGCGGCCGGCATCCCC from Microbacterium pumilum carries:
- a CDS encoding M6 family metalloprotease domain-containing protein, with the protein product MGASALTRFIAIVGTATLTVTLAIASSAAAAPSPESAGAAPSGSLSAATDPPPQTDVMRGANPKAPDLGNPLARPTVVSRGAPADSTLRKFVQPDGTTFAARAVGDAVSSAVRTEDGHVIVQDESEQWVYATRSGGASDLVVGEDAAPRAVATAPADPVDPPQGFAVEANNVGTQRTLVILVSFTNRPSVGSTAAQWSAKYFGAGNSVRSYYKQASYNQLDFAPALETQGTVNDGVVGWLQLPYAHPNAGGAYYQQVNGVIPSQAVTRDAILAANPYVNYANYDTNGDSVIEPSELHITVIMAGYESAMLSGCPATGAEIWGHQWSLLNGYLPPAATTDGKWVGAYGYTQFGEWHASCPNTETGTMATIGIMAHEIGHDIGWPDLYDAYPGGNNPDSAGIGVWSIMSGGSWNQLPGQRPGDTPSLPDAWSKYLQGWVQPTAYSPTATTVSLGSAATNPHVVRLLDNPNGVDWKWAAGTGEYFLIENRQREGYDAALPGCGLLIWHIDETRVDNGDENHRLVDLEEADGRNDLNGISNDGDAGDPFPGSTAKLAFNVSSTPNSRLYSGAASGVSVSVSSTSCASPMSATVATNGIPPANDAFAGATVIDGVSGTRTATTVGATKEAGEPAHAGNGGGHSIWYSWTAPASGTLTVTTTGSTFNTLLGIYRGSSVTTLTADASNDDEPPGGLITSRVSDLAVTAGTVYRFAVDGFGGATGSVNLTWNLTAPAPANDLFAAATTLTGASGAATGTNVAATKEPGEPVHAGNAGGSSVWYSWTAPVTGTLDLSTEGSTFDTLLAIYQGSAVGALTPKASNDDDSNETGVITSRIEDFAVTAGQVYRIAVDGYLHDETVGAGQIALAWQTTVVGPPPANDSFASPITLAGAGGTLSGTNTDATKQAGEPNHAGNVGGRSVWYSWTAPATGQLSVSTGGSDLDSLLGVYVGSSVGSLVVTAQNDDENFDEGIYTSTLSSVPVLGGQTYRIAVDGYNLGTGTGAASGPFTLTWAFSDEFTSLVPSRVLDTRSGVGRPGTSKVAAGGTVTLDVTGVGGVPASGVSAVVLSITTTQSATGGRITVYPSGQPKPNTTDVSYQAGANMTGLAIAKVGADGNVRLFSTAATHMGADVVGYFPSGSEFTSLKPARVLDTRSGVGRPGTAQVPAGGTVTLDVTGVGGVPASGVSAVVVSITTTQSATAGRITVYPSGQAKPTATNVSYQPGANMTGLAIAKVGADGNITLASTAATHMGADVVGYFPSGSQFTSLTPARLLDTRSGVGRPGTAQVPAGGTVTLDVTGVGGVPASGVSAVIVSITTTQSTTAGRITVYPSDQPRPTATNVSYQPGANMTGLAIAKVGADGTINLFSTAATHMGADVVGYFPTP
- a CDS encoding DNA-3-methyladenine glycosylase 2 family protein, with the protein product MSSPAMSFAERYRVIESRDTRFDGQFVTAVRSTGIYCRPSCPARTPKASNVSFYATSAAAHEAGYRACKRCLPEAAPGSPEWDLRGDTAGRAMRLIADGVVEREGVPGLAARLGYSPRHLTRLLTAELGAGPLALSRAHRAHTARMLLVGTELPAADVAFSAGFASVRQFNDTVREVFGMPPLELRARRRRTIPHSAASDAPGAIDLVLPHRGPLDAAGLFGWMRARAIPGVEVATDTTFARTLRLPGGPAWFEIRLDEVGRVRLRARLTHLADLSTLVTRARRLFDLDADPIAVDEALTRHPELAPLVAAVPGIRVPGAADPDEMLIRAMVGQQITVSAARTALTALAEALGERVEEFGETDLLFPSMSAIAEHGHEVLRGPAARTRALIGAAGELADGALRLGAGDDGAEQRAALLAMPGIGPWTADYVRMRVTGDPDVFLPGDVAVRAGAAAAGIPAEPAPLAEWAARTAPWRSYLTAHLWRAAPVRRRKTPEETP